In a genomic window of Saccharothrix sp. HUAS TT1:
- a CDS encoding creatininase family protein translates to MYLPDTTEDVRERAATVAVLPVGSHEQHGPHLPLATDTVVACTIAGAIARAHPVQLLPPIAISCSHEHAAWPGTVSISARTLHSVVLDVADSLRRSGVPNLVLVSGHGGNYVLSNVVQESEGMALFPGSGDWAAARTAAGLGTTSRGDMHAGELETSILLHAHPELVRDGYETGDHLADDRPHLLTLGLAPYTSTGVVGRPSLASADKGRDVIAALVEAFGPYLAVLRS, encoded by the coding sequence ATGTACCTGCCTGACACCACCGAAGACGTGCGCGAGCGCGCGGCGACCGTGGCGGTGCTGCCGGTCGGCAGCCACGAGCAGCACGGCCCGCACCTGCCGCTGGCCACCGACACGGTCGTCGCCTGCACGATCGCCGGGGCGATCGCCCGCGCCCACCCGGTGCAGCTGCTGCCGCCGATCGCGATCTCGTGCTCGCACGAGCACGCGGCCTGGCCGGGCACGGTCAGCATCTCGGCGCGGACGCTGCACTCGGTGGTGCTGGACGTCGCCGACTCGCTGCGCCGGTCCGGCGTGCCGAACCTGGTGCTGGTCAGCGGGCACGGCGGCAACTACGTGCTGTCGAACGTGGTGCAGGAGTCGGAGGGGATGGCGTTGTTCCCCGGCAGCGGCGACTGGGCCGCCGCGCGGACCGCCGCCGGGCTGGGGACGACGTCCCGCGGCGACATGCACGCGGGCGAGCTGGAGACGTCGATCCTCCTGCACGCCCACCCCGAGCTGGTGCGGGACGGCTACGAGACCGGCGACCACCTGGCCGACGACCGGCCGCACCTGCTCACGCTCGGGCTCGCGCCGTACACGTCGACGGGGGTGGTCGGGCGGCCGTCGCTGGCGTCAGCCGACAAGGGCCGGGACGTGATCGCGGCGCTGGTCGAGGCGTTCGGGCCGTACCTGGCGGTGCTGCGGTCGTAG
- a CDS encoding zinc-binding alcohol dehydrogenase, with the protein MTRTARALWFTSAGRSAIRPVELPEPGPGDVLVRTLFSGISRGTESLVLRGGVPESQHDLMRAPFQEGDFPWPVKYGYLNVGVVERGPLLGRAVFCLYPHQTHYVVPADAVTPVPDSVPAARAVLAGTVETAVNALWDAKPMVGDRIAVIGGGMVGCAVAALLARFPGVRLQLVDADPERASVAAALGVDFALPDDAVGGCDLVVHASASEAGLAGSLALLAPEGQVLELSWYGDRRVSVPLGEFFHSRRLRVRGSQVGVVARPDRTYSERMALALDLLADPVFDALITGESRFDDLPSVLAGQLPPLCHRVDYGAGHVPA; encoded by the coding sequence GTGACACGCACCGCGAGGGCCCTTTGGTTCACCTCAGCCGGGAGAAGTGCGATCCGACCCGTCGAGCTGCCCGAGCCCGGACCCGGTGACGTGCTGGTCCGGACCCTGTTCTCGGGCATCAGCCGCGGCACGGAGAGCCTGGTCCTGCGCGGTGGTGTGCCGGAGAGCCAGCACGACCTGATGCGGGCGCCGTTCCAGGAGGGCGACTTCCCGTGGCCGGTCAAGTACGGCTACCTGAACGTCGGCGTGGTGGAGCGCGGTCCGCTGCTCGGCCGCGCGGTGTTCTGCCTCTATCCACACCAGACGCACTACGTGGTCCCGGCCGACGCCGTGACGCCCGTGCCCGACTCGGTGCCCGCGGCCCGGGCCGTGCTCGCCGGGACGGTGGAGACGGCGGTCAACGCCCTGTGGGACGCCAAGCCGATGGTCGGCGACCGGATCGCGGTCATCGGCGGCGGGATGGTCGGGTGCGCCGTGGCCGCCCTGCTGGCCCGGTTCCCCGGCGTGCGGCTGCAACTGGTCGACGCCGACCCGGAACGCGCGTCGGTGGCCGCCGCGCTCGGCGTCGACTTCGCGCTGCCGGACGACGCCGTGGGCGGCTGCGACCTCGTGGTGCACGCGAGCGCGAGCGAGGCGGGGCTGGCCGGGTCGCTGGCGCTGCTCGCGCCGGAGGGGCAGGTGCTGGAGCTGAGCTGGTACGGCGACCGGCGGGTCTCGGTGCCGCTGGGCGAGTTCTTCCACTCCCGCCGGCTGCGGGTGCGCGGCAGCCAGGTGGGCGTGGTCGCGCGGCCGGACCGCACCTACTCCGAGCGGATGGCGCTGGCGCTGGACCTGCTCGCCGACCCCGTGTTCGACGCGCTGATCACCGGGGAGAGCCGGTTCGACGACCTGCCGTCGGTGCTGGCGGGGCAGCTGCCGCCGCTGTGCCACCGCGTTGACTACGGTGCCGGGCATGTACCTGCCTGA
- a CDS encoding CDP-alcohol phosphatidyltransferase family protein — translation MTTLQHSSTPSAAQWRSRAEPAAWAGGQVVLLGVLESTVGLGALGWLAGAAFAVANQALLSGAVQRSRHVLGPADRVTLARGLLVGGVTALVADGGRTTALIVVLAAVALALDFVDGRVARRTGTASPLGARFDMEVDAFLILVLSVHVALAFGPWVLVMGALRYAFVAASWGLPRLRGALPPSYARKVVAAVQGIALVVAASGLVPHSEVVVGLALASLVWSFGRDIVRLWRGAAISVEGVENV, via the coding sequence ATGACCACACTCCAGCACAGCTCGACACCGTCCGCGGCGCAGTGGCGGTCCCGCGCGGAGCCCGCCGCGTGGGCCGGCGGCCAGGTGGTGCTGCTCGGGGTGTTGGAGAGCACCGTCGGCCTGGGCGCGCTCGGCTGGCTGGCGGGCGCCGCCTTCGCGGTCGCCAACCAGGCGCTGCTCAGCGGCGCGGTGCAGCGGTCGCGGCACGTGCTGGGACCCGCCGACCGCGTCACGCTGGCCAGGGGCCTGCTGGTCGGTGGTGTCACGGCGCTGGTGGCCGACGGCGGTCGGACGACGGCGCTCATCGTCGTGCTGGCGGCCGTCGCGCTGGCCCTGGACTTCGTGGACGGCCGGGTCGCCCGCCGCACCGGCACCGCGTCACCGCTGGGCGCGCGGTTCGACATGGAGGTCGACGCGTTCCTGATCCTGGTGCTCAGCGTGCACGTCGCGCTGGCGTTCGGGCCGTGGGTGCTGGTGATGGGCGCGCTGCGGTACGCGTTTGTCGCGGCGTCCTGGGGCCTGCCCCGGCTGCGTGGTGCGCTGCCGCCGAGTTACGCGCGCAAGGTGGTGGCGGCCGTGCAGGGCATCGCGCTCGTCGTCGCCGCGTCGGGGCTCGTGCCGCACTCCGAGGTCGTCGTCGGCTTGGCGCTGGCCTCGCTCGTCTGGTCGTTCGGCCGTGACATCGTGCGCTTGTGGCGCGGTGCCGCGATTTCGGTGGAAGGAGTCGAGAATGTCTGA
- a CDS encoding serine hydrolase, which translates to MSARLAESLRQAVVAQDFKDVLDLTPPDQAGSASRAGAPEKYDAVPLDSPVRLGAAARPLHQTPNLDLAVIELDRFGRPAAMADVLLSPQHPNGVVVPVDERELATDQVRYRWWDDAEWDANGGRGTRDVLAGREGAPIDFSSPYPASVLKLMVGFGVLRLADRGRVDLDAVYDYRPVTPHPVCGGPSAEVVRWHFDEMITKSRNESTCALIKMIHDLGAWDEVNRVFVELGMPTLMVTGTNPENGGRWIGSNMSGLDTAKLLLLVNGGPGTLWTTDAGRRVTRAELSPSARDRFLRSLGDQGHNEMLSTTNWCGREYPVQGIPQKTPPRWIQPDGTVKVGDAVYDRDVRPCDAVAEVAFSHKTGWVDTTGSDAGIVKSLRGKGNRNYIVVAFCNLGTDYVDTHRPADPPGVFPVLYTEKYAELGAAVDRIMKSLR; encoded by the coding sequence GTGAGCGCTCGGCTGGCCGAGTCGCTGCGGCAGGCCGTGGTGGCGCAGGACTTCAAGGACGTCCTCGACCTGACCCCGCCGGACCAGGCCGGGTCGGCGTCGCGAGCGGGCGCGCCGGAGAAGTACGACGCCGTGCCCCTCGACAGCCCGGTCCGGCTCGGCGCCGCCGCCCGGCCGCTGCACCAGACGCCGAACCTGGACCTCGCGGTGATCGAGCTGGACCGCTTCGGCCGCCCGGCCGCGATGGCCGACGTGCTGCTCAGCCCGCAGCACCCGAACGGCGTCGTGGTGCCGGTCGATGAGCGGGAGCTGGCCACCGACCAGGTGCGCTACCGCTGGTGGGACGACGCGGAGTGGGACGCCAACGGCGGTCGGGGCACCCGGGACGTGCTCGCCGGCCGGGAGGGCGCGCCGATCGACTTCTCGTCGCCGTACCCGGCGTCGGTGCTGAAGCTGATGGTGGGCTTCGGCGTGCTGCGGCTGGCCGACCGGGGCCGGGTGGACCTCGACGCGGTCTACGACTACCGGCCGGTGACGCCGCACCCGGTGTGCGGCGGACCGTCCGCCGAGGTGGTCCGGTGGCACTTCGACGAGATGATCACCAAGTCGCGGAACGAGTCCACCTGCGCGTTGATCAAGATGATCCACGACCTCGGCGCGTGGGACGAGGTCAACCGGGTGTTCGTGGAGCTGGGCATGCCGACGCTGATGGTGACCGGCACCAACCCGGAGAACGGCGGCCGGTGGATCGGGTCGAACATGAGCGGCCTCGACACGGCCAAGCTGCTCCTGCTGGTCAACGGCGGCCCCGGGACGTTGTGGACGACCGACGCGGGCCGGCGGGTCACCCGCGCCGAGCTGAGCCCGTCGGCCCGCGACCGGTTCCTCCGGTCGCTGGGCGACCAGGGGCACAACGAGATGCTGTCCACCACGAACTGGTGCGGGCGCGAGTACCCGGTCCAGGGCATCCCGCAGAAGACGCCACCGCGCTGGATCCAGCCCGACGGCACCGTCAAGGTCGGCGACGCCGTGTACGACCGCGACGTCCGCCCCTGCGACGCCGTCGCCGAGGTGGCGTTCAGCCACAAGACCGGCTGGGTCGACACCACCGGCAGTGACGCGGGGATCGTGAAGTCGTTGCGCGGAAAGGGAAATCGCAACTACATCGTGGTCGCGTTCTGCAACCTGGGCACCGACTACGTCGACACCCACCGGCCCGCCGACCCACCCGGCGTCTTCCCGGTGCTGTACACCGAGAAGTACGCCGAGCTGGGCGCGGCCGTTGACAGGATCATGAAGTCCCTGCGCTGA
- a CDS encoding RibD family protein → MTRPYVLLSVAVSVDGYIDDCGAARFPLSNAEDFDHVDRVRAESGAIMVGAATIRRDNPRLLVNSAERRAARVAAGRPEYPVKVTVTGSGDLDPARDFWHCGGDKLVYTAATGAGRARAAVGDLAEVVPLGATVDFGALLDDLGARGVDRLMVEGGASVHTAFLSAGLADEIRMAVAPMLIGQAAAPRFVNPARFPGGPARRFHLEDVTRLGDVAVLRYFPRS, encoded by the coding sequence GTGACTCGTCCGTACGTCCTGCTCAGCGTCGCGGTCAGCGTGGACGGCTACATAGACGACTGCGGCGCGGCCCGGTTCCCCCTGTCCAACGCCGAGGACTTCGACCACGTCGACCGGGTCCGCGCGGAGTCCGGTGCGATCATGGTCGGCGCGGCGACGATCCGCAGGGACAACCCGCGCCTGCTGGTCAACAGCGCCGAGCGGCGGGCGGCGCGGGTCGCCGCCGGACGTCCCGAGTACCCGGTGAAGGTCACCGTGACCGGCAGCGGCGACCTGGACCCGGCGCGGGACTTCTGGCACTGCGGCGGCGACAAGCTCGTCTACACCGCGGCCACCGGCGCCGGTCGGGCCCGCGCGGCGGTCGGCGACCTGGCGGAGGTCGTGCCCCTCGGCGCGACCGTCGACTTCGGAGCGCTGCTGGACGACCTCGGCGCGCGCGGCGTCGACCGGCTCATGGTGGAGGGCGGCGCGTCGGTGCACACCGCGTTCCTGTCCGCCGGGCTGGCCGACGAGATCCGGATGGCCGTCGCGCCGATGCTGATCGGCCAGGCCGCCGCGCCGCGGTTCGTCAACCCGGCGCGGTTCCCCGGCGGACCGGCGCGGCGCTTCCACCTGGAGGACGTGACCAGGCTCGGCGACGTCGCCGTGCTGCGCTACTTCCCCAGGAGCTGA
- a CDS encoding DoxX family protein — MSDTARVTSVRNTGNLALWALQVLLAAYFVYSGISLLGDDFVGKFDKIGFGQWLRYVTGVLELAGALGLLVPRLCGLAALGLVGVMAGAVATELVLLNDPDGAVLPAVLLALAAVVAWFRRDTARQLLGK, encoded by the coding sequence ATGTCTGACACGGCCCGGGTGACCTCGGTCCGCAACACCGGCAACCTCGCCCTGTGGGCGTTGCAGGTGCTGCTGGCCGCGTACTTCGTCTACAGCGGGATCTCGCTGCTGGGCGACGACTTCGTCGGCAAGTTCGACAAGATCGGGTTCGGGCAGTGGCTGCGGTACGTCACGGGTGTGCTGGAGCTGGCGGGAGCGCTCGGCCTGCTCGTGCCCCGGTTGTGCGGGCTCGCCGCGCTGGGGCTGGTCGGTGTCATGGCCGGCGCGGTCGCCACCGAGCTGGTCCTCCTGAACGACCCGGACGGCGCGGTGCTGCCCGCCGTCCTGCTGGCCCTGGCGGCCGTCGTGGCGTGGTTCCGCCGCGACACCGCCCGTCAGCTCCTGGGGAAGTAG
- a CDS encoding sulfatase: MEHRGRRVVVTVLAALLVLFALVVPSDADQVTPAAFLRVPAEALLGLVLVLVLPDRARRVAAVVGGAALGLLLVLKAVDMGFDAVLYRPFDLVLDWPLLMPAVDYVDVTAGRFAAVAAVVLAVLLAVAVVFLMARSALRLSGVAVRHRLVVTRVVAVLAVVWITVAAPGLHLAPGVPIASHSTAAFVADRVRQVGEGLRDRERFAAEAAVDAFDGAAGDGMLTALRGKDVVVAFVESYGRSAVEHPDMAAEVGAALDSGTRRLAAVGYSARSAFLTSPTAGGGSWLAQATLLSGLWVDNQQRYRTLVAGDRLTLGGAFRRAGWRSVGVMPGITKAWPEGEFFDYDRIYAFDDLGYRGPRFGYATTPDEFTLSRFQQFERAAGHAPVMAAIPLLSSHAPWSPAPVAVGWDGLGDGSVYHSMTSGEAPAEDMFGRDPALVRGDYARTVVYSVDTLVSYVETYGGDDLVLVFLGDHQPAPFVTGPDAGRDVPITLVARDPAVLARTAGWGWTDGLKPGPQAPVRPMDAFRDQFLTTFS, translated from the coding sequence GTGGAGCACCGCGGTCGCCGGGTCGTGGTCACCGTCCTGGCGGCGCTGCTCGTGCTGTTCGCCCTGGTCGTGCCGAGCGATGCCGACCAGGTGACGCCGGCCGCGTTCCTGCGCGTGCCGGCGGAGGCGCTGCTCGGCCTGGTGCTGGTGCTCGTGCTGCCGGACCGGGCGCGGCGGGTGGCGGCGGTGGTCGGTGGGGCGGCGCTGGGGTTGCTGCTGGTGCTGAAGGCCGTGGACATGGGCTTCGACGCGGTGCTGTACCGGCCGTTCGACCTGGTGCTCGACTGGCCGTTGCTGATGCCCGCGGTGGACTACGTGGACGTGACGGCGGGACGGTTCGCGGCGGTCGCGGCAGTGGTGCTGGCCGTGCTGCTCGCGGTCGCGGTGGTGTTCCTGATGGCGCGGTCGGCGTTGCGGTTGAGCGGGGTGGCGGTGCGGCACCGGCTCGTGGTGACGCGCGTGGTCGCGGTGCTGGCGGTCGTCTGGATCACGGTCGCCGCGCCCGGTCTGCACCTCGCGCCGGGCGTGCCGATCGCGTCGCACAGCACGGCGGCGTTCGTCGCCGACCGCGTGCGCCAGGTGGGGGAGGGACTGCGCGACCGGGAGCGGTTCGCGGCCGAGGCGGCGGTGGACGCGTTCGACGGCGCGGCGGGTGACGGGATGCTCACCGCGTTGCGGGGCAAGGACGTCGTGGTGGCGTTCGTGGAGAGCTACGGGCGTTCGGCGGTGGAGCACCCGGACATGGCGGCGGAGGTCGGCGCGGCGCTCGACTCGGGCACCCGGCGGTTGGCCGCGGTCGGGTACTCGGCGCGCAGCGCGTTCCTCACCTCGCCGACCGCGGGCGGCGGGAGCTGGCTCGCCCAGGCCACGCTGCTGTCCGGGCTGTGGGTGGACAACCAGCAGCGCTACCGCACGCTCGTCGCCGGCGACCGGCTGACGCTCGGCGGCGCGTTCCGGCGGGCGGGCTGGCGGTCGGTCGGCGTCATGCCGGGCATCACGAAGGCGTGGCCGGAGGGCGAGTTCTTCGACTACGACCGGATCTACGCGTTCGACGACCTCGGCTACCGGGGTCCGCGCTTCGGCTACGCGACCACGCCCGACGAGTTCACGCTGTCCCGGTTCCAGCAGTTCGAGCGCGCCGCCGGGCACGCTCCGGTGATGGCGGCGATCCCGCTGCTGTCCAGCCACGCGCCGTGGTCGCCCGCGCCGGTCGCGGTCGGCTGGGACGGGCTCGGCGACGGCTCGGTCTACCACTCGATGACGTCGGGCGAGGCGCCTGCGGAGGACATGTTCGGCCGCGATCCGGCGTTGGTGCGCGGTGATTACGCGCGGACCGTCGTGTACTCGGTGGACACCCTGGTGTCGTACGTCGAGACCTACGGCGGTGACGACCTCGTGCTGGTGTTCCTCGGCGACCACCAGCCCGCGCCGTTCGTCACCGGTCCGGACGCGGGGCGGGACGTGCCGATCACCCTCGTCGCCCGCGACCCCGCCGTGCTCGCCCGCACCGCCGGTTGGGGCTGGACCGACGGCCTCAAGCCGGGTCCGCAGGCGCCGGTGCGCCCGATGGACGCCTTCCGCGACCAGTTCCTGACCACGTTCAGCTAG